The following DNA comes from Candidatus Dormiibacterota bacterium.
GCTCGAGATCCTTCATGTTTCCGCGCGAGGCGAGGAAGACGCGCAACACATCGCGATCGTCTCGGCCGAGTGAGCAAAACTCGCAGGTTTCAAAGCTGCCCGACAGCTCGGTGGCGCACGAGCGACAGCTGAGGCGCGTCAGTGCCAGCTTGCTGCCGCACACGGGGCAGTCGCGTGGCGCTGTTCGAAGCTCGTCGGTCACTCGTCGGCGGTCACCTTGACCGAACCCATGCTGGTCTTGATGAAGAGCGAAGCCGCGCCGCCGCCGACTGTGACATCCTGAGCCCCGCTGG
Coding sequences within:
- a CDS encoding DUF2089 domain-containing protein, with translation MCGSKLALTRLSCRSCATELSGSFETCEFCSLGRDDRDVLRVFLASRGNMKDLERHLGVSYPTARARFDALLNKLGLGEKAAPDSRLQMLEQLARGEIDVEEADRRLP